Proteins encoded within one genomic window of Amorphoplanes friuliensis DSM 7358:
- a CDS encoding carbohydrate ABC transporter permease → MKPGVRLANAFYVMVLPAFLLFFIFHTIPVIQGIYYSFTDSPGYGPANFVGLRNYIALFTDPRVLHAYWFTFLIAAVATVLVNIVSLAIAVGLNGRIKFKNGLRGIYFIPNVLAILVVGYIFNYLFSNSVPALATKIGIDSLSTSLLTKASTAWIAIVILAVWQSAAFNIIIYIAGLQTVPTEMYEASNLDGASAWRQFRSITFPMIAGFFTINMVLSLKGFLQIFDHIVALTGGGPGTDTESVALLIYKGGFQGGEYGYQSANSVIFFIVIVGFSIVQLRVLQRREVEV, encoded by the coding sequence ATGAAGCCCGGCGTACGTCTGGCGAACGCGTTCTACGTGATGGTGCTGCCGGCTTTCCTGCTCTTTTTCATCTTCCACACCATCCCCGTCATCCAGGGCATCTATTACAGCTTCACCGATTCACCCGGGTACGGGCCGGCGAACTTCGTCGGGCTGAGGAACTACATCGCACTGTTCACCGATCCGCGGGTGCTGCACGCGTACTGGTTCACGTTTCTGATCGCGGCCGTGGCCACCGTTCTGGTCAACATCGTGTCGCTGGCGATCGCGGTCGGTCTCAACGGCCGGATCAAGTTCAAGAACGGGCTGCGCGGCATCTACTTCATCCCGAACGTGCTGGCCATCCTGGTCGTCGGGTACATCTTCAACTACCTGTTCTCGAACTCGGTGCCCGCGCTGGCCACGAAGATCGGCATCGACTCGCTGTCGACGTCGTTGCTGACCAAGGCGAGCACCGCGTGGATCGCGATCGTGATCCTGGCGGTCTGGCAGTCCGCCGCCTTCAACATCATCATCTACATCGCCGGGCTGCAGACCGTGCCGACCGAGATGTACGAGGCCTCCAACCTCGACGGTGCGTCCGCGTGGCGGCAGTTCCGCAGCATCACGTTCCCGATGATCGCCGGCTTCTTCACCATCAACATGGTGCTGTCGCTCAAGGGCTTCCTGCAGATCTTCGACCACATCGTCGCCCTCACCGGCGGCGGTCCCGGCACCGACACCGAGTCGGTGGCCCTGCTGATCTACAAGGGCGGCTTCCAGGGCGGCGAGTACGGATACCAGAGCGCCAACTCGGTCATCTTCTTCATCGTCATCGTCGGGTTCTCCATCGTTCAGCTGCGCGTGCTGCAGCGCCGGGAGGTAGAGGTCT
- a CDS encoding ABC transporter substrate-binding protein, with protein sequence MLLVLALLAGSALAGCSSDNRTTITFFQFKAEAQQYFQQLAAQFERANPDIRVVVDNPADPETALRTRLVKNDVPDVMTLNGNGTFGEFASAKIFRDFRDDPVLADVNPAYLSVTGSLGAGSKGEVNGVPFAANASGLLYNKELFAEQGVAVPTTFDELIAAAKKFQAAGITPFYGTLADAWTAQSPLAPLSAQLQPADFFQQRFEGRTTFAEGWRSTAAELAELYRYTQPDPLSKGYEDGTAAFARGESAMLLLGSYAVPQIRDGKPGFTVASMALPATNDPAKTSLVSGVDVVLTASRNGAHPAESSKFINFLMGTKVMQDYCAAQVAIPTLKGLTNDDPALTGVQSYIRSGRIVGFTDHQFIQAIPLGPLLQEFLITGDENTFLRKLDSDWDKVAKRRTWGLGAVIKS encoded by the coding sequence ATGCTGCTGGTCCTCGCCCTGCTGGCGGGATCCGCACTGGCCGGTTGTTCGTCCGACAACCGCACCACGATCACGTTCTTCCAGTTCAAGGCCGAGGCTCAGCAGTACTTCCAGCAGCTCGCGGCGCAGTTCGAGCGGGCCAACCCCGACATCCGGGTGGTCGTCGACAACCCGGCCGACCCCGAGACCGCGCTGCGGACCCGTCTGGTCAAGAACGACGTCCCGGACGTGATGACGTTGAACGGCAACGGCACGTTCGGCGAGTTCGCCAGCGCGAAGATCTTCCGCGACTTCCGGGACGATCCGGTGCTGGCCGACGTCAATCCGGCGTACCTGTCCGTGACCGGCAGCCTCGGCGCCGGCTCGAAGGGTGAGGTCAACGGCGTGCCGTTCGCCGCCAACGCCAGCGGGCTGCTCTACAACAAGGAGCTCTTCGCCGAGCAGGGTGTGGCGGTGCCGACCACGTTCGACGAGCTCATCGCGGCGGCGAAGAAGTTCCAGGCCGCGGGCATCACCCCGTTCTACGGCACGCTCGCCGACGCCTGGACCGCCCAGTCCCCGCTCGCCCCGCTCTCCGCGCAGTTGCAACCGGCCGACTTCTTCCAGCAGCGGTTCGAGGGCCGGACGACGTTCGCGGAGGGCTGGCGCAGCACGGCCGCCGAACTGGCCGAGCTGTATCGCTACACCCAGCCCGACCCGCTGTCGAAGGGCTACGAGGACGGCACCGCCGCGTTCGCCCGGGGTGAGTCGGCGATGCTGCTGCTGGGCAGTTACGCCGTGCCGCAGATCCGCGACGGCAAGCCCGGCTTCACGGTGGCCAGCATGGCCTTGCCGGCCACGAACGATCCGGCGAAGACGTCGCTGGTCTCCGGGGTGGACGTGGTCCTCACGGCCTCCCGGAACGGTGCGCATCCGGCCGAGTCGAGCAAGTTCATCAACTTCCTGATGGGCACCAAGGTCATGCAGGACTACTGCGCCGCGCAGGTGGCCATCCCGACGTTGAAAGGGCTGACCAACGACGATCCGGCGCTGACGGGCGTGCAGAGCTACATCCGGTCCGGTCGCATCGTCGGCTTCACCGATCACCAGTTCATCCAGGCCATCCCGCTGGGTCCGCTGCTCCAGGAATTCCTGATCACCGGGGACGAGAACACGTTCCTGCGCAAACTCGACAGCGACTGGGACAAGGTCGCCAAACGACGGACGTGGGGGCTGGGAGCGGTGATCAAGTCATGA